A window of Sphingomonas astaxanthinifaciens DSM 22298 genomic DNA:
ATTCCCTCGTCGCGGGTGTGGAGGCTCTCATTGCCGTCGGCGTCGAGGATCGTCAGTGGCACGATCTCTTGCGTGAACTCGCCCCGCTCGGTGGCGGCTGCAGCGCGGCGGTGACTTTCGAGCGCGAAGGCGTCGAGCTCCTCGCGGCTCATCTGGTAGTTTTGCGCGATCATCTCCGCGCCGGTGAACTGGCTGAACTCGTTCACCCCGTAGCGGTCCTTGATCGACTGCGGCCACGGGCCGGTCCCGATCCCGGCCTGCATCGGGAGCATCACGGCAAGCCCCATCGGAACGCGGGTCATGCTCTCTACCCCGGCGGCGATGACCACGTCCTGAGTCCCGCTCATCACCGCCTGGGCGGCGAAATGGACCGATTGCTGCGAGCTGCCGCACTGGCGGTCGATCGAGACCGCGGGAACGCTGTCGGGGAGGCTGGAGGCCATCACCATGTTGCGGCCGATGTGGAAGCTCTGCTCGCCGACCTGGCCGACGCAGCCCGCGATCACATCCTCGACCGCGGCGGGGTCGATCCCGGCGCGCTCGACCAGGCTGTCGAGGACCTTCGCGCCGAGGTCGGCCGGGTGCCAGTCCTTGAGCGCGCCGCCCTTCTTCCCTCCGGCGGTGCGGGCGGCGGCGACGATATAGGCTGCAGGCATGCGGGGGCTCCGGATCACAGGGTCGGCGTCACTCTAGCCGGGCGGGGGCCGCGGTCCAGTGGCGGATCAGACCGCTTCGACCGTCTCCACCTCGGGGACATAATGGCGGATGAGGTTCTCGACCCCGCGCTTCAGCGTGACGGCGGACGAGGGGCAGCCCGCGCAGGCGCCCTGCATGGCGAGGAAGAGCGTGCCTTCGCGATAGCCGCGATAGACGATGTCGCCGCCGTCCTGCGCGACCGCCGGGCGGACTCGGGTCTCGAGCAGCTCCTTGATCTGCGC
This region includes:
- a CDS encoding acetyl-CoA C-acetyltransferase; the protein is MPAAYIVAAARTAGGKKGGALKDWHPADLGAKVLDSLVERAGIDPAAVEDVIAGCVGQVGEQSFHIGRNMVMASSLPDSVPAVSIDRQCGSSQQSVHFAAQAVMSGTQDVVIAAGVESMTRVPMGLAVMLPMQAGIGTGPWPQSIKDRYGVNEFSQFTGAEMIAQNYQMSREELDAFALESHRRAAAATERGEFTQEIVPLTILDADGNESLHTRDEGIRTDASMEGLGALKTLKPDGVITAGNASQICDGASGVMVVSERALKDHGLTPLARIDHLTVTAGDPVIMLMEPIPATRRALERSGRSIADIDLYEVNEAFAPVPLAWLREIGGDPERLNVNGGAISLGHPLGASGTKLMTTLVHALRKRGQRFGLQTMCEGGGIANVTIIEALN